One segment of Pyrococcus sp. ST04 DNA contains the following:
- a CDS encoding dihydroorotate dehydrogenase electron transfer subunit, with protein sequence MLERVKLREVWEVAKNIKAFRFSKRLNFTPGQFIMVWIPGKGEKPFSLADKDLIVVKRVGKFTSEMFNLTEGDNIWIRGPYGNGFTEVEGKVALMAGGIGIPPIYALAKHGKLEEKVLIYGARTREELALLDIENYVNEVVITTDDGSYGVKGFPTDILRNRKEEFSQVYACGPEIMLAKILEIMNYQRVQISAERYMKCGIGVCGSCALGPYLVCRDGPVFTGEQLKETEFGRFSRLPDGRKVRV encoded by the coding sequence TTGTTAGAGAGGGTCAAGCTTAGGGAAGTGTGGGAAGTTGCAAAGAATATCAAAGCATTTAGATTTTCCAAAAGGCTAAACTTCACACCAGGCCAATTTATAATGGTATGGATACCAGGAAAGGGAGAAAAACCATTCAGTCTGGCGGATAAGGATTTAATTGTTGTAAAAAGGGTTGGAAAGTTCACAAGTGAAATGTTCAACCTTACAGAGGGAGATAACATATGGATAAGAGGCCCTTATGGGAACGGATTTACGGAAGTGGAGGGAAAAGTCGCATTAATGGCGGGTGGAATAGGAATACCTCCCATATACGCACTCGCAAAGCATGGGAAGTTAGAGGAAAAAGTTCTGATCTATGGGGCTAGGACCAGAGAGGAGCTAGCTCTTTTGGACATTGAAAACTATGTTAATGAAGTCGTGATAACTACAGACGATGGAAGTTATGGAGTAAAAGGATTTCCAACGGATATTCTAAGGAACAGAAAAGAAGAATTCTCCCAAGTTTATGCCTGCGGGCCAGAGATAATGCTTGCTAAAATCCTCGAGATAATGAATTATCAAAGAGTACAGATCTCAGCAGAGAGGTACATGAAATGCGGAATTGGTGTGTGTGGTAGTTGTGCTCTAGGCCCATACCTCGTCTGCAGAGATGGGCCAGTTTTCACGGGAGAGCAACTCAAGGAAACAGAATTTGGCAGATTCTCAAGGTTACCGGACGGAAGGAAGGTGAGAGTATGA
- a CDS encoding DUF116 domain-containing protein produces MTLDNIIAKLLALGADLSTRNAVKAALSLISENEELTDQIYVELKNKAYKDDFKRVPVEKRAIFIPQCLRNIKACEAEFTEYGWICKKCGKCQIGEIIEYAESLGYRQFYIVPGGSLVKKILKDKVPKGEIKGAVGIACWPELAEAAEKLSSLKIPIQGIPLLRAGCINTIVDVERVKEVLRLGIRIDF; encoded by the coding sequence ATGACGCTTGATAATATTATTGCAAAACTACTAGCTCTTGGGGCCGATTTGAGTACAAGGAATGCTGTGAAGGCTGCCTTATCTTTGATAAGTGAGAACGAGGAATTAACTGATCAAATATATGTTGAACTCAAGAATAAAGCGTATAAAGATGACTTTAAGAGAGTTCCAGTTGAGAAGAGGGCAATTTTTATTCCTCAGTGTCTCAGAAACATAAAAGCTTGTGAAGCGGAGTTTACTGAGTATGGTTGGATCTGCAAGAAGTGCGGAAAGTGTCAAATCGGAGAAATAATAGAGTATGCTGAGTCTCTTGGATATAGGCAGTTTTACATTGTACCTGGAGGGAGTCTCGTTAAGAAGATTCTAAAGGATAAAGTTCCCAAGGGGGAAATTAAAGGGGCCGTAGGAATAGCTTGTTGGCCTGAGCTTGCTGAAGCCGCTGAAAAGTTATCTTCGCTGAAAATACCCATTCAAGGAATTCCCTTGCTTAGAGCTGGGTGCATAAATACTATCGTGGACGTTGAAAGAGTTAAAGAGGTTTTGCGACTCGGAATTAGGATCGATTTCTAA
- a CDS encoding radical SAM protein, protein MKKYSWEEFAKLMGVEPQILENKEARMLKKFVEEITWPTHCNYCQGLDLTNPNPVHHPSYELTPACNHDCIFCYSNVAVKLGKAPKPGYYGWDNPKAITISQYGEPLLSPRIVEVNRMLRERFPEARLDLQTNGSLLTRELWEKLDFDVVMISLDAATREKHRMITNADTFENVVNALKIVGEDKSVVSAVRTIFMPGINDEDIPKIAQIAAEAGIDEMFLQPLTIHELNVERLKKAGLDFERAESIREFLKAAMEAKKYIDVRISGCLLVQLKQMDPITLFSVKRVAREVAPLVKRSKLDL, encoded by the coding sequence ATGAAGAAATACTCGTGGGAAGAATTTGCCAAATTAATGGGAGTTGAGCCTCAAATTCTAGAAAATAAAGAGGCAAGAATGCTAAAGAAGTTCGTAGAAGAGATAACATGGCCAACTCACTGCAATTATTGCCAAGGGCTAGACCTAACAAATCCTAATCCTGTCCATCACCCCAGCTACGAGCTGACCCCAGCTTGTAACCATGACTGCATATTCTGCTACTCCAACGTAGCCGTAAAGCTGGGGAAAGCACCAAAGCCAGGTTATTATGGATGGGACAATCCAAAGGCAATAACAATATCCCAGTATGGAGAACCTCTCTTATCGCCAAGAATAGTTGAGGTAAATAGGATGCTTAGAGAAAGATTTCCAGAGGCAAGACTGGATCTACAAACGAATGGTTCCCTCCTGACTAGAGAACTCTGGGAAAAGTTGGATTTTGACGTTGTTATGATAAGCCTAGATGCAGCGACTAGGGAGAAACATAGGATGATAACAAATGCGGATACCTTCGAAAATGTCGTAAATGCACTGAAGATAGTTGGCGAAGACAAAAGCGTAGTTTCAGCTGTAAGGACTATTTTCATGCCAGGAATAAATGATGAAGACATACCAAAAATAGCCCAAATAGCAGCAGAAGCAGGAATAGATGAGATGTTCCTCCAGCCATTAACGATCCACGAACTAAATGTTGAAAGGCTTAAAAAAGCGGGATTGGACTTTGAAAGGGCTGAAAGTATAAGGGAATTTTTGAAGGCAGCCATGGAGGCTAAGAAGTACATAGATGTTAGGATAAGTGGTTGCCTATTGGTTCAACTGAAGCAAATGGACCCAATAACTCTCTTCAGCGTGAAAAGAGTTGCAAGGGAAGTTGCTCCCCTAGTTAAAAGGAGTAAGCTAGATCTTTAA
- a CDS encoding dihydroorotase — MLVRIVDLVISGKFFLKERIFDGYIGVNDGKISKFSLRKLKGDNEIRVGKGQLVLPGMIDVHVHLRDFEESYKETIESGTKAAIHGGVTTVFDMPNTKPPIMDERTLKMREYIFRKKSYADYALGFLIAGNEPSKNADFYKIFMGASTGGIYSRNFKEDYSKAPGIVSVHAEDYELIRRYPNRPPIVEIRAIEKALSASKEVKKKLHICHVSTKEGIELILKDKLEWVSFEVTPHHLFLTKKDFEKNKLLKVYPPLRDEEHRRYLWEKLKHVPIIASDHAPHTIEDKEAGAAGLPELETELHLLLDAVNKGLLTLKDVVEKTSLNPARIFGLKNKGFEEGKDADLIIVDMKKEWVVKPENFYTKAGWSPYEGWKIRGKVIMTILRGEVVMENDEIIGKPRGERVVREGQA; from the coding sequence ATGCTGGTGAGAATAGTGGATCTCGTAATATCTGGCAAGTTTTTCCTTAAAGAAAGGATATTTGACGGTTATATTGGAGTGAATGATGGCAAAATTTCAAAATTTTCACTAAGGAAACTAAAAGGAGACAATGAAATAAGAGTCGGAAAGGGCCAACTAGTACTCCCAGGAATGATAGATGTGCATGTCCACTTGCGAGATTTTGAAGAATCCTATAAGGAGACCATAGAAAGTGGAACAAAAGCTGCAATCCATGGAGGAGTTACAACGGTATTTGATATGCCAAATACAAAACCCCCAATAATGGATGAGAGAACTTTGAAAATGAGAGAATATATCTTCAGAAAGAAAAGCTATGCAGATTATGCCCTAGGTTTTTTAATAGCTGGAAATGAGCCCTCTAAAAACGCAGATTTTTATAAAATCTTCATGGGAGCCTCAACGGGAGGAATTTACTCCAGAAACTTTAAGGAGGACTACTCCAAGGCTCCTGGGATAGTAAGCGTGCATGCTGAAGATTATGAGCTAATAAGAAGATACCCTAACAGACCACCAATTGTTGAAATCAGAGCAATAGAAAAGGCCCTATCGGCCAGCAAAGAAGTTAAGAAAAAACTTCACATATGCCACGTTTCCACCAAGGAGGGAATAGAGCTAATTCTCAAAGATAAATTAGAGTGGGTAAGCTTCGAGGTCACTCCCCACCATCTATTCCTAACCAAAAAGGACTTTGAAAAGAACAAACTCCTAAAAGTGTACCCTCCGTTAAGAGATGAAGAGCATAGAAGGTACCTATGGGAGAAATTGAAGCATGTCCCAATAATAGCCAGCGACCATGCCCCACACACGATAGAAGATAAAGAAGCAGGAGCAGCAGGACTTCCTGAACTTGAGACAGAGCTCCATCTACTCCTGGATGCAGTCAACAAAGGACTTTTAACGCTAAAAGATGTTGTTGAAAAAACATCATTAAATCCAGCAAGGATATTTGGACTAAAGAACAAGGGGTTCGAAGAGGGAAAGGATGCCGACCTTATAATAGTGGATATGAAGAAGGAATGGGTTGTAAAACCAGAGAACTTCTACACAAAAGCCGGATGGAGTCCTTATGAAGGCTGGAAAATCAGGGGAAAAGTTATAATGACGATTCTAAGGGGAGAAGTTGTAATGGAAAATGATGAAATTATTGGAAAGCCGAGGGGGGAGAGGGTTGTTAGAGAGGGTCAAGCTTAG
- a CDS encoding 7-cyano-7-deazaguanine synthase, with amino-acid sequence MLRCSLCINDERVTKILIINGRPICKECKAFLEHPPDKDKIKRELEEIITNIDKAIVAYSGGKDSTVALYLARKEYNLDVEAVMVNHGFMAPAAIENAKKVADYLNVKLTIIEKDYSDIFREALLKAKSPCRKCSKRTMEILRKYALRHGYKYIITGHEIPFGHHPYMLMSGGVIQVRLLSLMTEEERMRILEKLPFKLPELPGYTSNCLILGPALERFWEKHGYSFEHRRIAALVRYGLLDKEKALKKVERPRVPREQKEYVYKKLGLEHLL; translated from the coding sequence ATGCTGAGGTGTTCACTTTGCATAAACGATGAGCGGGTAACAAAGATACTGATAATAAATGGAAGGCCAATATGCAAAGAGTGCAAGGCCTTTCTAGAGCATCCTCCGGATAAAGATAAGATCAAGAGAGAGCTAGAAGAAATTATAACTAATATTGACAAAGCTATAGTTGCATATTCCGGAGGAAAAGATTCCACAGTAGCATTATATCTTGCCAGGAAAGAGTACAACTTAGACGTTGAGGCTGTTATGGTGAACCACGGCTTTATGGCTCCTGCTGCAATAGAAAATGCTAAGAAAGTTGCCGATTACCTCAACGTCAAGCTAACTATAATAGAGAAGGACTATTCCGATATATTCAGAGAGGCATTGCTAAAGGCTAAATCTCCCTGCAGAAAATGCTCAAAGAGAACAATGGAAATCCTAAGGAAGTATGCGTTGAGACATGGATATAAGTATATAATAACGGGTCATGAGATTCCATTCGGACATCACCCTTATATGTTAATGAGCGGAGGAGTAATCCAAGTAAGACTACTCTCCCTCATGACAGAAGAAGAAAGGATGAGGATTCTAGAAAAGCTACCTTTTAAGCTTCCAGAGCTCCCTGGATATACAAGTAACTGTCTAATCCTCGGACCGGCATTGGAAAGATTTTGGGAGAAGCATGGATATTCGTTTGAACATAGAAGAATTGCCGCACTTGTTAGATATGGACTTCTAGACAAGGAAAAGGCACTCAAAAAAGTTGAAAGGCCAAGAGTGCCGAGGGAACAAAAGGAATATGTATATAAAAAGCTAGGTCTCGAGCATCTCCTTTAG
- a CDS encoding ABC transporter substrate-binding protein has product MKRLFGILTILVALGMIVTPLLKPVAAEDQKVLKIAMYSATGSLFMGAWNPSAAGFRDVYSTRAASLAQDEGSSVWGIDGDYHPYRCTIIKAEENVKVPDDALVFNSTTKKWVAAYAGKTAPTAVTFKCQKIYFHDGHKLSVADVMYSYYWEWEWTSQDGDNDPYYDKNEADWSAETMQKLLGIKVVSEDDNHFVITIYHTYTFPPYKKYQYWYFTPYVSFPWQLIYAMSEVVAHNPKYSFSESTEEVQQIDMLTPEHAKAVMEELEKLKKEKPIPDAIKQFIYNEQDEIKEYDDIINFIKKHNHMFISTGPYIIDVYKPENLYLRYVKFDKWVKPEYAEPMYNFEPYFDVIELYGIQNENTIILGVAKGEYDLSWYSFPSFKFSGLSEEDKKNIDMYVNIGGFWDMVWNPVHDKDNPYLITVGDKKYFNPFAIREIRFAMEYLINRNYIVQNILQGSGGPMYTPWTSGDKLAIEKLKPVVDAFGIDAQGDEEYALQLIDEAMQKAAEDLKKMGYTLEKKDGKWYFNGEPVKIVGIGRQEDERKDEAYYIANILKKAGFEVEVKIVDRRTASKMVYLTDPANYEWNYYTEGWVAGGSVKFSISRILQYYTTAWFGPGFVGWKFTPENTYRATVKEVLEFLGNGNIQDAIDMLELEYYTSVDKLKPILDWTADDIGWLIYTSHYKNMTLDSEAKYWDMTKLGAALGIYESFRVFTAENWEFFPVNKKIKFRVMDPAVGLGNSIVMKSAYLAEAPETPTKTETTTTQTQTQTATQTTATQTVEKTQTVTQTVEKTVTVTQTQTATGGGICGPAAIIALAAVPLLLRRRRR; this is encoded by the coding sequence ATGAAGAGGCTGTTTGGCATATTGACAATATTGGTTGCCCTTGGTATGATAGTGACTCCACTTCTAAAGCCAGTAGCTGCAGAAGATCAGAAAGTCCTTAAGATAGCAATGTATTCAGCAACTGGTTCACTCTTTATGGGTGCCTGGAACCCAAGTGCAGCAGGTTTCAGAGATGTATACTCAACTAGAGCAGCAAGCCTCGCTCAAGATGAAGGGTCAAGTGTCTGGGGTATTGATGGAGACTATCATCCATATAGGTGTACTATAATAAAGGCTGAAGAGAATGTTAAGGTTCCCGATGATGCACTAGTTTTCAACTCAACCACGAAGAAGTGGGTTGCTGCTTATGCTGGAAAGACCGCCCCAACGGCAGTGACCTTCAAGTGCCAGAAGATATACTTCCATGACGGTCACAAGCTTAGTGTCGCTGATGTGATGTACAGCTACTATTGGGAGTGGGAGTGGACAAGCCAGGATGGTGACAATGACCCATACTATGATAAGAACGAGGCAGACTGGAGTGCAGAGACAATGCAGAAGCTCCTCGGTATTAAGGTTGTAAGTGAAGATGACAACCACTTCGTTATAACGATCTACCACACCTACACGTTCCCACCATACAAGAAGTACCAGTACTGGTACTTCACGCCATATGTATCCTTCCCATGGCAATTAATCTATGCAATGAGCGAAGTTGTTGCTCACAACCCCAAGTATTCATTTAGTGAATCCACTGAGGAGGTTCAGCAGATTGATATGCTCACCCCCGAGCACGCAAAGGCTGTTATGGAGGAGCTTGAGAAGCTTAAGAAGGAGAAGCCAATTCCAGATGCTATTAAGCAGTTCATCTACAACGAGCAGGATGAAATTAAGGAGTATGACGACATAATTAACTTCATAAAGAAGCACAACCACATGTTTATCTCAACAGGTCCATACATAATCGATGTCTATAAGCCCGAGAACCTCTACCTTAGGTATGTAAAGTTTGACAAGTGGGTTAAGCCTGAGTATGCTGAGCCAATGTACAACTTTGAGCCATACTTCGATGTTATAGAGCTTTACGGTATACAGAACGAGAACACGATAATCCTTGGTGTTGCTAAGGGTGAGTATGACCTATCCTGGTACTCATTCCCATCATTCAAGTTCTCCGGTCTAAGCGAGGAGGACAAGAAGAACATTGACATGTACGTTAACATTGGTGGATTCTGGGACATGGTTTGGAACCCAGTTCACGACAAGGACAATCCATACCTGATCACAGTTGGAGACAAGAAGTACTTCAACCCATTCGCAATTAGGGAGATAAGATTTGCAATGGAGTATCTCATTAACAGAAACTACATTGTTCAGAACATCCTCCAAGGTTCTGGTGGTCCAATGTACACCCCATGGACGAGTGGTGACAAGCTTGCAATTGAGAAGCTCAAGCCTGTTGTCGATGCATTTGGAATTGATGCCCAAGGTGACGAAGAATATGCTCTCCAGCTCATTGATGAGGCAATGCAGAAGGCAGCTGAGGACCTCAAGAAGATGGGATACACATTAGAGAAGAAGGATGGAAAGTGGTACTTCAACGGAGAGCCAGTTAAGATCGTAGGTATCGGAAGACAGGAAGACGAAAGAAAAGATGAGGCATACTACATCGCCAACATACTCAAGAAGGCAGGATTTGAAGTTGAAGTCAAGATTGTTGACAGAAGAACTGCAAGCAAGATGGTCTACCTAACAGATCCAGCTAACTATGAGTGGAACTACTACACTGAGGGTTGGGTTGCAGGAGGAAGTGTCAAGTTCTCAATTAGCAGGATTCTCCAGTACTACACCACCGCATGGTTCGGTCCTGGATTCGTTGGTTGGAAGTTCACTCCAGAGAACACCTACAGAGCAACAGTTAAGGAGGTTCTTGAGTTCCTTGGCAACGGAAACATCCAGGATGCAATTGACATGCTTGAGCTTGAGTACTACACAAGTGTTGACAAGCTTAAGCCAATCCTTGACTGGACTGCAGATGACATTGGATGGCTTATCTATACCAGCCACTACAAGAACATGACCCTCGACTCTGAGGCTAAGTACTGGGACATGACCAAGCTCGGTGCTGCACTCGGTATTTATGAGAGCTTCAGAGTATTCACTGCAGAGAACTGGGAGTTCTTCCCAGTCAACAAGAAGATCAAGTTCAGGGTTATGGATCCAGCAGTTGGTCTTGGTAACAGCATCGTTATGAAGAGCGCATACCTTGCAGAAGCTCCCGAGACGCCTACTAAGACTGAGACAACAACTACACAAACCCAGACACAGACAGCTACTCAGACAACAGCAACCCAGACTGTAGAGAAGACCCAGACCGTGACCCAGACTGTTGAGAAGACTGTGACTGTTACGCAGACTCAGACTGCTACTGGTGGAGGCATTTGTGGTCCAGCGGCAATAATTGCCCTGGCAGCAGTCCCACTCCTCCTAAGAAGGAGGAGGCGCTGA